Part of the Aureitalea marina genome, ATATCCGCCAGTACTGGTGGACTAGCATGGTGAAAATGCACCAGAACATAGTCGGGATAGACGCGGCTATACTGATGCACCCTACCACCTGGAAAGCTTCAGGTCACGTGGATGCTTTCAATGACCCGCTTATAGACAACAAAGACTCCAAGAAACGCTACCGTGCTGATGTATTGATCGAAGATTATGCTGAGAAATTAGAGCAAAAGGTCCAAAAGGAGATCGCCAAGGCCAAAAAGCGATTTGGAGAATCCTTCGATGAGACTCAGTTTGTATCTACTCATCCTAGAGTTGTTGGTTATCGTCAAAAGAAAGAGGAAGTCCTGGCCAGAATGGCTCGTTCCTTAGACAATAACGATCTGGCCGATGTAAAGGCGCTGATCGAAGAGTTGGGAATAGCCGATCCTGAAACCGGTTCAAAGAACTGGACCGAGGTCAGACAGTTCAACCTGATGTTTGGCACCAAGTTGGGAGCTTCTGCCGAGCATGCGACAGATCTGTATTTGAGACCTGAAACTGCTCAGGGGATCTTTGTCAATTTCCTAAATGTGCAGAAGACCGGTCGTATGAAGGTGCCCTTTGGTATCGCACAAACAGGGAAGGCCTTCCGAAATGAGATCGTCGCCCGGCAGTTCATCTTTAGGATGCGGGAATTTGAACAAATGGAGATGCAGTTCTTCGTTCGTCCAGGAGAGGAAATGAAATGGTACGAATACTGGAAAGAAACCCGTCTGAAGTGGCATTTGTCCCTGGGTCTGGGCGCGGATAACTATCGTTTCCACGATCATGAAAAACTTGCCCATTATGCCAATGCGGCCACTGATATTGAATTTAAGTTCCCATTTGGATTCAAAGAACTGGAAGGAATTCACTCCAGAACGGATTTCGACCTGAAGGCACATGAAGAATACAGCGGTAAGAAGCTACAGTTCTTTGATCCGGAACTCAACGAAAGCTATGTGCCTTATGTGGTGGAGACTTCCATCGGATTGGACCGGATGTTCCTGGCGGTTTTCAGCAATAGCTTGAAAGAAGAAACCTTGGAGGACGGAAGTACCAGAACAGTTCTGGCCTTACCGGCCATATTGGCTCCAGTAAAGGCTGCCGTGCTGCCTTTAATCAAAAGAGACGGCTTGCCAGAGATCGCCCACCAGATCATCGATATGCTCAAATGGGATTACCAGGTACAGTACGACGAAAAGGATGCTGTGGGCCGGCGATA contains:
- a CDS encoding glycine--tRNA ligase, with the translated sequence MANNDDQFKRVVAHAKEYGYIFGSSEIYDGLSAVYDYAQNGVELKNNIRQYWWTSMVKMHQNIVGIDAAILMHPTTWKASGHVDAFNDPLIDNKDSKKRYRADVLIEDYAEKLEQKVQKEIAKAKKRFGESFDETQFVSTHPRVVGYRQKKEEVLARMARSLDNNDLADVKALIEELGIADPETGSKNWTEVRQFNLMFGTKLGASAEHATDLYLRPETAQGIFVNFLNVQKTGRMKVPFGIAQTGKAFRNEIVARQFIFRMREFEQMEMQFFVRPGEEMKWYEYWKETRLKWHLSLGLGADNYRFHDHEKLAHYANAATDIEFKFPFGFKELEGIHSRTDFDLKAHEEYSGKKLQFFDPELNESYVPYVVETSIGLDRMFLAVFSNSLKEETLEDGSTRTVLALPAILAPVKAAVLPLIKRDGLPEIAHQIIDMLKWDYQVQYDEKDAVGRRYRRQDAVGTPFCITVDHQTKDDQTVTLRHRDSMEQERVEISDLPAKMASLLEVKSWLAS